From Xiphophorus couchianus chromosome 23, X_couchianus-1.0, whole genome shotgun sequence, one genomic window encodes:
- the LOC114139299 gene encoding leptin receptor overlapping transcript-like 1: protein MAGIKALISLSFGGAIGLMFLMLGCALPVYDKYWPLFLLFFYILSPIPYCISRRVVDDTDSASNACKELAIFLTTGIVISAFGLPIVFARAEVIAWGACALVLTGNVVIFGTILGFFLVFGSNDDFSWQQW, encoded by the exons ATGGCCGGGATCAAAG CTCTCATCAGCCTCTCCTTCGGAGGGGCCATCGGCCTCATGTTCCTCATGCTTGGATGTGCCCTACCAGTATATGA CAAATACTGGCCTttgttcctcctcttcttctatATCCTCTCGCCCATCCCTTACTGCATCTCACGGCGGGTGGTTGATGACACAGACTCCGCTAGCAACGCCTGCAAAGAGCTGGCCATCTTCCTCACAACGGGCATCGTCATCTCAGCCTTTGGCCTGCCCATCGTCTTTGCTAGAGCTGAAGTG ATCGCCTGGGGGGCGTGCGCGCTCGTGTTAACAGGTAATGTAGTCATCTTCGGGACCATCCTGGGCTTCTTCCTGGTCTTCGGCTCCAACGACGACTTCAGTTGGCAGCAGTGGTAA
- the srp72 gene encoding signal recognition particle subunit SRP72: MASGGVAVASLWTEVNRCGQNGDYTRALKALSKILHENRDDVTALHCKIVCLVQNGSFKEALNVMNTHTKVLGSEVVFEKAYCEYRLNRVESALKTIENAPDQTDKLKELYGQVLYRLERYDECKTIYTDLIRNSQDEYEEERKTNLAAVVAAMSQWEKAPMEDLGLSESTYELCYNTACALIGQGQLTEAFNTLRQAEELCRVSLAEDSDVTEEDIESELAVIHSQMAYIMQLQGRTDEALQLYNQVIKLKPSDVGLLAVTANNIITINKDQNVFDSKKKVKLTNAEGVEYKLAKKQLQAIEFNKALLAMYTNQADQCRKLSSSLQSQNPGHPRPVLIQAAQLCREKQHSKAVELLQQFSEQNPESASGIKLTMAQLYLVQGHVTKACDVLRSIEEFKHKAGMVSALVTMYSHEEDIDSAIDVFKQAIEYYQAEQPGSAAHLALVREAANFKLKHGRKKEAISDLEQLWKQNTNDVHTLAQLISAYSLVDTDKAKSLSKHLPSADTMSFNVDVDELENSHGATYVRKKAGKVVGENLPKEIGQGEVKKKRKKKKGKLPKNCDPKATPDLERWLPMKERSYYRGKKKGKKKEAIGKGTQGATAAASAEFDASKTATSPPTSPRPGSATGSSTVPSGVVPPRQQKPSSGATRKKAPQKKKKGGKGGW; this comes from the exons ATGGCGAGTGGAGGGGTGGCCGTGGCTTCGCTGTGGACCGAAGTGAACCGCTGTGGACAGAATGGCGATTACACCCGAGCTCTGAAGGCGCTTTCCAAGA TACTGCATGAGAACAGGGACGATGTGACGGCCCTTCACTGTAAGATTGTTTGCCTTGTTCAGAATGGGAGCTTCAAGGAGGCGCTGAACGTCATGAACACTCACACCAAAGTGCTTGGGAG tgAGGTTGTATTTGAGAAGGCGTACTGTGAGTATCGGCTGAACAGAGTGGAAAGTGCACTGAAGACCATTGAAAATGCTCCTGACCAGACAGACAAGCTGAAGGAACTTTATGGTCAAGTG CTGTACAGACTGGAGCGCTACGATGAGTGCAAGACCATCTACACAGACCTAATCAGGAACTCTCAGGATGAGTacgaggaggagaggaagaccAACCTGGCTGCCGTAGTGGCTGCGATGAGTCAGTGGGAGAAAGCGCCGATG GAGGATCTGGGTCTTTCCGAGTCGACGTATGAGCTCTGTTACAACACTGCctgcgctctgattggtcaAGGACAGCTGACGGAGGCCTTCAACACACTACGGCAAGCAGAAG AACTTTGTAGAGTCTCATTGGCAGAGGATTCT GACGTAACTGAGGAAGACATTGAGTCGGAGCTGGCGGTCATCCATTCTCAGATGGCGTACATCATGCAGCTGCAGGGCCGAACAGATGAGGCTTTGCAACTCTACAACCAGGTCATCAAGCTCAA GCCTTCTGACGTCGGGCTTCTGGCTGTGACTGCCAACAACATCATCACAATCAATAAG GATCAAAACGTGTTTGACTCTAAGAAAAAAGTGAAGCTGACAAACGCAGAAGGTGTGGAATACAAACTGGCAAAGAAGCAGCTGCAGGCCATCGAGTTCAACAAAGCGCTGCTGGCCATGTACACTAATCAG GCCGACCAGTGCAGGAAACTCTCGTCCAGTCTTCAGTCTCAGAACCCGGGTCACCCTCGACCCGTCCTCATCCAGGCGGCTCAGCTGTGCAGGGAGAAGCAGCACAGCAAGGCGGTGGAGCTCCTGCAG caattCTCAGAACAAAACCCAGAAAGTGCATCTGGCATTAAACTAACAATGGCACAACTGTATTTAGTACAAG GTCACGTTACAAAAGCCTGTGACGTCCTCCGATCCATTGAAGAGTTCAAGCACAAAGCAGGAATG GTTTCAGCTCTGGTAACCATGTACTCCCATGAAGAGGATATCGACAGCGCTATCGACGTTTTCAAGCAAGCTATAGAGTATTATCAAGCTGAACAG cCCGGATCTGCTGCACATCTGGCTCTGGTGCGAGAAGCTGCTAACTTCAAACTGAAGCATGGACGTAAAAAAGAAGCCATCAGCGACCTGGAGCAACTGTGGAA acaaaacacaaaCGACGTTCACACGCTGGCACAACTGATCTCTGCTTATTCTCTGGTGGACACGGATAAAGCCAAATC TCTGAGCAAACACCTGCCGTCTGCAGACACCATGTCCTTCAACGTGGACGTGGACGAACTGGAGAACTCTCACGGCGCCACTTATGTCAGGAAAAAAGCCGGCAAAGTGGTCGGAGAAAACCTTCCCAAGGAAATTGG ccaaGGTGAAgtcaaaaagaagagaaaaaagaagaaag GTAAACTTCCTAAAAATTGCGATCCCAAAGCGACGCCGGACCTGGAGAGGTGGCTTCCAATGAAGGAGCGCTCCTACTACAGAGGCAAGAAGAAGGGGAAGAAGAAGGAGGCGATAGGAAAAGGCACACAGGGAGCAACGGCAGCAGCTTCAGCCGAGTT tgaCGCCAGTAAAACCGCCACTAGCCCCCCGACGTCTCCCAGACCCGGGTCGGCGACCGGCTCATCCACAGTCCCCAGCGGCGTCGTCCCTCCACGACAGCAGAAGCCTTCATCTGGAGCCACACGCAAAAAGgcaccacagaagaagaagaagggcggCAAAGGAGGCTGGTAG
- the LOC114139677 gene encoding snRNA-activating protein complex subunit 1-like, whose amino-acid sequence MPSSYTDFFHEPLTEDVEELLSRFQSTDSVRYGAFSAIWREMKFSDIFLGITNNSEMKRFCRVALATAVKYFLPPHSYHIRVGGLYLMFAFYHTQPASTPVRIRLALKDWRYIQRFLTESKDAEHHDVLYIYHKLAATKVFHYTAMPHFLTFQKQKAKPEVQCKEFLSKASSLQELQSTEILEEMADIQSHYEKLKEATQVRVHVNMTHPDFNSRLKQCMNEFFSWQQQRVLPKEKNVGGEVYDPEEDCSSRARLLSSIKQKSYSNVHTTSKSRRHREVEKAESSSSDGEQVQKPPRRKTHTSLRARTWKNLGKTDEKSNTKIWLLSTPEQRHGVPLRKMSQAAAYTEYKVMKEAG is encoded by the coding sequence ATGCCATCTTCCTACACGGATTTCTTCCACGAACCGCTGACTGAGGACGTGGAGGAGCTGCTGTCCCGCTTCCAGAGCACGGACTCGGTCAGGTATGGCGCTTTCTCGGCCATCTGGAGGGAAATGAAGTTTTCTGACATCTTCCTCGGTATCACCAACAACTCTGAAATGAAGAGGTTCTGCCGGGTCGCTCTGGCCACAGCTGTGAAGTACTTCTTACCTCCCCACAGCTACCATATCCGGGTGGGAGGTTTGTATCTGATGTTCGCCTTCTATCACACGCAGCCGGCCTCCACACCCGTCCGCATCAGGCTAGCGCTGAAGGACTGGCGCTATATTCAGAGGTTTCTCACGGAGTCTAAGGACGCAGAGCACCATGATGTTCTTTACATCTATCACAAGCTTGCTGCGACCAAAGTTTTCCACTACACAGCTATGCCGCATTTTCTGACCTTCCAGAAGCAGAAAGCAAAACCGGAAGTTCAATGCAAGGAGTTCCTAAGCAAGGCGTCGTCACTTCAGGAGCTCCAATCGACAGAGATCTTGGAAGAAATGGCCGACATCCAGAGCCACTATGAGAAGCTGAAGGAGGCCACGCAAGTCCGTGTTCATGTCAATATGACTCATCCGGACTTCAATTCCCGCCTAAAACAGTGTATGAATGAGTTCTTCTCATGGCAGCAGCAGAGGGTTTTACCCAAAGAGAAGAATGTTGGAGGTGAAGTCTATGATCCGGAGGAAGAttgcagcagcagagccagACTTCTCTCCTCTATCAAGCAGAAGAGCTACAGCAATGTCCACACGACATCCAAATCCCGGAGACACAGAGAGGTGGAGAAGGCGGAGTCCTCCAGCTCAGATGGGGAGCAGGTCCAGAAACCTCCAAGAAGGAAGACGCATACCTCTCTGCGGGCCCGGACCTGGAAGAACCTGGGGAAGACAGACGAGAAAAGCAACACCAAGATCTGGCTGCTGAGCACCCCTGAGCAGCGGCATGGAGTTCCTCTGAGGAAGATGAGCCAGGCTGCAGCATACACAGAGTACAAAGTGATGAAGGAAGCGGGATAA
- the arl9 gene encoding ADP-ribosylation factor-like protein 9 → MVGLRNAGVLGASAVLAGGVAYLIWSYGSSRKEKKLETRPGEDGRNGREEEDEVEVGREKEAPVEETVVPAKAATTAAARPVESEGTQVLVLGLDGAGKTSLLHCFSSGSLEQDVEPTQGLNAISISKDDMDIEFLEIGGGENLRPYWQKYTPKALLLVFVVDSANPELFPVTKKHLHELLVLHPHLPLMVLANKQDLPTSCNITDLHDALSLSEAGDRRLFLIGTHVRKGDSELCSGVQDARDLIFQMVSGDR, encoded by the exons ATGGTCGGTCTGAGGAATGCGGGAGTCCTCGGCGCCTCCGCCGTTCTCGCAGGCGGAGTCGCTTATCTTATTTGGAGCTACGGTTCATCCCGGAAGGAGAAGAAGCTCGAAACTCGACCGGGAGAGGATGGCAGAAAcggcagggaggaggaggacgaggtgGAGGTGGGAAGGGAGAAGGAAGCTCCGGTTGAAGAAACTGTTGTTCCCGCTAAGGCTGCGACAACAGCAGCG GCCCGTCCTGTGGAGTCAGAGGGAACCCAGGTTCTGGTCCTGGGTCTGGACGGAGCCGGGAAAACGAGCCTGCTGCACTGTTTTTCCAGCGGCAGTCTGGAGCAGGACGTGGAGCCGACGCAGGGCCTTAACGCCATCTCCATCAGCAAAGATGACATGGACATCGAGTTTCTAGAAA TCGGCGGTGGGGAGAATCTGCGGCCATACTGGCAGAAGTACACGCCCAAAGctctgctgctggtgtttgtggTCGACTCTGCCAACCCAGAGCTTTTTCCAGTCACCAAGAAACATTTACACGAGCTGCTGGTCCTTCACCCCCATCTGCCTTTAATGGTGCTGGCCAACAAACAG gATCTTCCCACATCCTGTAACATCACTGACCTCCATGACGCTTTGTCACTGTCTGAAGCCGGGGACCGCCGGCTGTTCCTCATCGGTACCCATGTGAGGAAGGGCGACTCGGAGCTCTGCTCAGGGGTCCAGGATGCTCGGGACCTGATCTTCCAGATGGTTTCTGGAGACAGATAA